The stretch of DNA AGTGAAGAAAGTCATATATCGATATGAgggcaagcaagaagatgaggaATCAGACTTGTACTCAGTTATTTATGACATACTGATTGCTAGGTGGACAAAAGGAAATAATCCACTACACTGTTTAGCTTATTCACTTAATCCAAGGTACAAAACTACAAACTGCCATTGCAGATATTATTGATTTCATTCACTAAAATCATAATGCCATATTGTAGATACTATAGCAAAAAGTGGCTTGAAGAAGGTGTTGGCCGTGAACCACCCCACAAGGATAAAGAGGTATCGAAAATGAGGATGGTTTGCTTTAAGAAGTTATTTCCCATGCTAGAAGAGTTGGCTAAAGTAAAAGAAGGGTACTCAAGATTCTCTAGTTGTTCAGAAGAATTTAATGATCCTGACTCAATCCATGATAGATGGGTTGTTTCCCCTATGACTTGGTGGACAAATCATGGACAATCTGCTCCCTTATTGATGAGTTTggccatgaaattgcttaacCAACCAGCCTCATCTTCTTGCTGTGAAAGAAACTGGAGCACCTATAGCTTTGTCCATAGTGTCAAGAGAAATGCCTTAACTCCAGAGCGTGCAGAAGATTTGGTCTTTGTGCACTCAAATCTGAGGCATCTGTCAAGAAGAACTGATGCATACAAGTCAGGAGAGACAAGAATGTGGGGTGTAGGAGGGGATTCTTTTGATTCACTTGGTGGTATTGGCATTCTTGAAGTGGCTGACCTGTCCCTTGATGAACCTGAATTGTAATATGTGACTTTTGGTTTGGATGCTGATGCTCAGCAGGTTGATGACAATGAAACAAATGAGGAACAGGAACTTGATGGGATCCTGAATTGCAACTTGCAAGCCTGAATGCCTTATTGCCTTTTGCTTTTATTGATTTTCTAGAATAAATTTGAGACTGTTGTGTTTGAGAATTTGAGGCCTGCTGCTATGCTGTAATAGAACTTAAGTAGTTAAGTAGATTGGCACTTTTATTGTTGACAATTTGagacctgctggctgctgctatgTTACTCTGCACTTGTGATTTGTGAATTTGATGTTCTGTTCGgttgttcttgtgtgctttgACTTTGGCTGGTAATTGCTATTGCAAGGTAATTTACATATGtgctattatttatttatttaaaaaaatagtaaaatgtATCCGCGTATCGGGTTTTCTAGAAAATTGtcgtatccgtatccttccgatACCGATACGCGTATCTGTATCCATGCTACATAGCTCGCAAGTTCAATGGATGACTCAGGCATTCTATAATGCAAGATGGATATCACTCTCACCTTTAACTTTGTGGTCTTGATCAACTGGAAGACCAGGCAATCGCCATCGACCAGCTTGTGCTAATTGGCAAACCTTCTCCATTCTGCACTGAGGCACAAGGTCCCGATGAGGTAGGTCGTGCTgtacaccgccgccgcgcccccaggCGAGCTCGCATCCCCTGCTCCACCCGCAtgccgctctcgccgccgccgctccgactGAGGAACTAGGGAAGCAGAGGAGGGCATGGAGTGGGGAGGCGGTTCCCCTGCGCTTCGGCTCGCCGCTGCCCTGCACGCCAGCCATGGCCCCGCACGGTCACCGCTGCTCTCCCCTGCAgtgcgccacgccgcgccgctgctACCGCCTGCCCTGCGCCACGCCGCGCGGCTGTCCCGAGCGCTCCTCCACGCCGCTCCGAGCACCGCCGCTAGTGCACCTCCGCGTTGCTGCGGGGCCatccggagcaggggaggggggtgCCCGGCCCGCCGCacgcatggccgccgccgcgagctctgCCGCTTGgcccgccgcgagctccgccgcgcgctccgccgTGCAGGCTGCCACACGCTCCGCCCACGGCTGAAGCAGGGGAGGGCCgcgcccgctcggcctgctcGCCCGCCCACGGAGCTCACCCGTCCGGTGCGGGATGCGGGGTAGTGAGGCGGCGGGGGATGCAGGGGTGTGGGCGGCGGGGGATGCTGGGGAGGAGGCACGCCGGAGGAGGGGAGCCAGGGGAggggggcgccggcggagggGAGCCAGCGGAGGGGATGCAGGAAGAAGAAGCACCGAAGGTTGAAGAAgaagctgacgtgtgggccccacacgtcagtgagtgTTGGGAGAGAAGCAACAGGGGTATTTTGGGCCATACAAAAATACGGGGGTCTGCAAGTGGGTCCAAGGGCATCAAAGATGTATAAAATGGCACGattcaaagaaacaaaaaattgtaatggcaggtTTTAAAATATGTGAATTGTAATGTCATATCTCAGAAGTTAgcaaattgtaatggcatggatCAAAAAACCCTTGATTAAAACCTACCCCTGTTTGAGCTGCTCTCCGCGTCCCATGGGAAAAATGGGACGCGTGGCGCATCTCGGCGAGCTCtggatgttttgcaaaaaagcccttatattttttgaaaatcgcATACGAACCCATCTCGTCCGGTCAGCACAGTAACCGCGTTCGTTAATTTTTCACTCAGGTCCTCTAACTAATGTTTATTTCAatacaaagaagaagaaattcgaCAATCCTGTCGTTTTTGCGGAAACCCCCCGcatggcacttttccatttgcaCCCTCCCGCCGCACCCGAACCCTACCCCCCTCTCCCACCCGCCCGCCGCCACGCacactctccctccctctcctgctccctgacgccgcctcccctctcctccccggCTCCTCGGCACCGCCTCCCCTCGCCTActcacctcctcgccgccgccttcatCCCTTTCCTGCTCCCTGCCGTCGCCCTCTCTCTACATAGAACACCACCCGACCGACTCCCCCACCGTgctcctcgtccccatccgccgccgccgccgcctgtgccaCGGGGGCCGCTACCTCGCCGCCCTCTTCCTCCTTGCGCTCGCAGGCTTCCTCCTCAGGCCCGCTAACCCGGATGTCAGCctggggcaggggcggcgcaAGGTGGCCGAGCAGCACGGGGCGGGATCAGCTCAGTAGCGGCGGCGCAAAGGGCACAAGAACTCAAACTTGTACATCCACGTGATTGTGGCCATGTGATCTCTCAGTTTACCCCTTTGTTTTTCTCTCGTCCTGATCTCATTGCTTCTCcaatctcctttttctttctctctctcttcctcagaTCCAAGCTGCGGGGTGAGCAAGATGACAAGGGAAGATGATGGTGGCGCGGCCCCTCTCAGCTCTCTCCTCAGATCTGTTAAGGCGGCGAGGAACCACGACAAGCCCACGCTCGAGCAGGCCCAGGTGCTTCCCCATGACAACTCTGCTGCGAGCGGCAGTTTCCTTCCCTCCCACCTCAGACTTGGTGAGATATTCGTCCTGCACTCTGTCACTCTCTCTTATTCCTTTTCAATTCTTTTCATCCTTCCATTTTGTTTAGATTAGATTCGTCCATGTTTCTTTTTTGGATGTAGCGAACCATTCAAATAAGACATGGGATCAAATGACAAAGAGCATAATACAAGTTGCTGCTCCAAGAAGAACAAGGGGAGAGAACACAAATTTCTCTCACGGGTCTTGATTTCACCCATCAATTGCGTCCTGTGAGAGGAATATTGATAACCGAGGCTGCTTGTTTCGATTTCCTCCTCTATGACCTGATCTGATTGCTTGATGATTTAATTTTCAATCTTACAGTTCATACTTCAAAGTTCATGATTTTGGTTAAGCGATTTAATGCCAGATTTTTGCAATGCTTGAATAGGGTTCCATGTTAGCTACCTTTGTAGGGATAATCCTATAGGTTTAGTTTGTAGAACTTCTACATGTGACCTTTACTTCCATTACGCTCAAGTCACATATTGTAAACCGAAAGCGTAACTGTTTTTTTTGTCAGGCTCAAAACCATACTAGCAGCCTTTTGTTCCAAACCTCAAACTGTGTTCTTGCTACATGGATTTAAAATGAAGGGAACAACTAGGACATAGAATTCAAATTATCAAATGTTTCTTTGTACAATCAGAGTAATAAAAGTATAAAATTGATCTCATGTTGTCATGAGCTAAGCCAAGATTTCTGTACTTTGCAGAATGAATAAAACACATACTACAGAGGTAAATAATGTTTTCTTTTGTATTTCTATTTCTTCCTCTTGCTTCAAAGCTACGAGTTCCGATTGGGCGGTACATGTTTAACTGTTTTAGCTGTGGGTTCTGATTTCCGCTTTCACTAAATCTTGAATGATTAAGAACATTTGGCGCGCGTTGCGCGCCCTATCATAACATAAACATTTGGTTTTAGTTGAACAGATAGAAAATTATTCAAGATTTGGCACCACAACTAAAATAGTTAAACAGTTAAAGCGGAAATCAGAACCCACCGCTTTCACTAAATTAAGTACCCGTGGGGCAGGCTCCAGCACCACGGGTGGCGAGCTCCGCGTAGGAAGGCTTCGGCGAGCTCGGCCGGTTGCAAGCAGGCGAGAGCAGCTACCTCCGCATATGGTTCCTGCTGGTGAGCCACCCTCCGAGTGCTGTAACCACCCATCTCGAtccccttcctcttcacctgttttttttcttttgattgcATTATGGTTGTACATTTCTCTGCTTGTCATCGAGAGATAATAATTAGTAAATGAAAGTTCAGACTTGGTGTCTAATCAGCACTGAAGTCTGTAGATTGGGTATCACAGGAATACATGTAAGCAAAACATAGAATAATGTTATATTAAAGTAAGAGTAAAGTTTAAGTTGTAACTAGGATTGAGATCAGGACCTACATATATGTTGAATTGTCATATATTGTTTGCATACATGACCTGTCATGATTAACACTTGAAGTTATGGTAGAAGGCCAAGTGCCAATTGGTTCAAGCTTCAAGAGATGTTATGCTGAAAGTATTATCAAGCTTTTTCAATTGCATTGATGTGTAAATGATATATGGTCGTCTATTgggtaaaaaaaattgtttctaACTAGGATGGAAAATGACTAGGTGAGTTTGAGCGGCCCATCATATCCTGAGCTCCTTTTGGCTTCGGAGGCCTTGTTGTGAGAAATTATCTTATTGGGTTTCTTCATTATGTAGATGGACTATGTGGTCGATGCGAAGCCATTGCTCAAGAAGATGGAGAGGAATGGAATAGGCCTTAAGAGAGCTTCATTTATATGGTTTATGCACTATATTATGACAAGCACAAGAGGTTCAATGCCGCAAAGAAGATGTACAATCTGGGGACGCAGAAGTAAGCAAAGCTCTTACCTCAATGCCGCAAAGAAGATGTACAATCTGGGGATGCAGAAGTAAGCAATCTGTTTGTTCCAGTGGTGTACATCAGTAATAGATTATAGGGATGTGGACAGATTAGTGCAACAGAAAGAATTATAGAAATACAAACAATTTCGGTTATGTTTACTTCTTGTTTTAATTGCCTTGCATTTTTCAAACATTGAGGTGCAGAGGATATTTCTTCAGGTAACTGCAAACCAATTTCAGAATGCCGCACTCATGTTATCCTAATGGAacatttaaattaaaaaaatactcACTTGTGCTACATGGATATATTATGAGGATTCTCTGTTCTTAAGAATCATAGATTGTATATGTTCGTTCTTTAAGAATCATAGTGTATATTCTATATCTTCAGTTGGTGATTTATTTACTTTTTGCAATTCTcaagatgcaaaaaaaaagtacaCAAGAAAGTGTCTAGCCTAACTAACATGATAATTTTAATGTTTATTTGTCAATAAAAAGTACACTAGAAAAAAGTACTACAGAATGAACATTGTTAATATATAGGGGGCTCCCATTTCTTTGCAGTCTAAAAATTGACAGTTCTTTGTACCTCTCACATATAGATGATGGATTTGTTTTATTCTGTTCATTTGTATGCATCAAATAAAGGCTATGTAGCAtggatacggatacgcgtatcggtatcggaaggatacggatacgtgGATATGTCAAATTTCTGCAAAAGTTAAAGGCATAAAGgtgtatcggatacggatacacggatacgtatcggatacgtgaTACGGGGTCATGTTGAAGTATCGGGGTTATATAGGATAAAGGTGATCATGGTCTGCCCATTTTGTTTTAGAAGCTCATTTACATATGCCTACAGTGGGAAGAAACTATTATAGGCCTGACTTGAGAAAAGCTTCAAAACAGTGTAATATTCTTGGTCAGCTCATGGTTATTGTACTCTTTTCAAATGCGACAATTTTATCATAGCTGCTATAAGTGAACATCAGGTTTATCAAAACTTATGGGACACATATAATTGTTGAAATGGCAATCCGAGCTCAGGATGTTATATGTGTTAAACGATATCATTCTTTATTCAACTGCTGATTTAAATCTGCATGTGGCGGATCTTAGTGATTTTTTTTCCTGATGGGAAGAGCCATTTCCCAATATATCACAAAACAAAGAGCAAGGTACAAATGCTTCTACCTCGAGTGCATGTTTGATGTGTTCTTGTGTactggaaaagaaagaaaagctaATCTGATTCATTTCAATACAGGTGCGTGATGTTTCTGTCAGGATAGTGCAGCAACCTAATAACCTGCACCTTTCTACCTACTCTGAAACATCAACCAAGGATGTAAGTATTTCTTATAACTTAGTGTCAATTTGCTGCCTCATGATATCGAGATCGAGACATAAGTGCCAAGGAAATCTGATGCTATTATGTTCAAATTTGCCCCTATCACTTCTCTTCTTACTGGTATTCCTGGTAGTGGTTACCTCAGCCATGCCATTAATTTATATCTTCGCTGTAAGTCCGAAAATAAATCTTTTTCATAGA from Panicum virgatum strain AP13 chromosome 9K, P.virgatum_v5, whole genome shotgun sequence encodes:
- the LOC120647340 gene encoding uncharacterized protein LOC120647340, translated to MFVEVKSALQQMVISDKWSIYKEARDDSPTPTAQIVKDLILNDVWWDKVDYILRITTPIYEMIRMTDTDTPCLHLVYEMWDSMIEKVKKVIYRYEGKQEDEESDLYSVIYDILIARWTKGNNPLHCLAYSLNPRYYSKKWLEEGVGREPPHKDKEVSKMRMVCFKKLFPMLEELAKVKEGYSRFSSCSEEFNDPDSIHDRWVVSPMTWWTNHGQSAPLLMSLAMKLLNQPASSSCCERNWSTYSFVHSVKRNALTPERAEDLVFVHSNLRHLSRRTDAYKSGETRMWGVGGDSFDSLGGIGILEVADLSLDEPEL